The following are encoded in a window of Falco biarmicus isolate bFalBia1 chromosome 8, bFalBia1.pri, whole genome shotgun sequence genomic DNA:
- the ZDBF2 gene encoding DBF4-type zinc finger-containing protein 2 isoform X1 produces MKKTDDSKMFDRIKPSDEASASSAQGIHRHGVEGSLQQDSNCSLHTRDQELPWPGVSTVQNRQGYCSCCHVHYSNLEQHIFSSQHRHFTTYCRNRMGTSSLMERFLQDVLQHHPHRYHDNRPTYDDMPLPVTPEAARIACLSPEEAEKKRNRVRQDISRKDQESVGEIHSSAPCQSHEGAKKTYVMQAFIQKLERGQEHVIRISQQSMGICSNEKWDTLKDAQIASHSHEGQLTAVSPVPQWFSVSPVIHTSVNPKPGKNVRNLAASNLIPHSVCAKTEMEVCSSDVSLNPCLNPAPAPVHPKRPSASHQNLMCCHSNSLRITSGQSLSKRDGLRTQDETLASDFHLRDTVGISSSLDLGTSPQLAKCKNVKTNRGDESSVDETIEDVILKYCHGTTSEETYFKEDNNPSLTFSSLLDHTHLEGSEMSFDCDAPIQAGSDLSKVAVKDIEFLKEVQISLQDKDYGTQLSSVLKSESVKKIEAMKQDVIVHTEEPVLPALPHVPPSFVGKTWSQIMYEDDIKIEELVRDFREGRFRCYFDSESSANCTGKRMKKKKQKDEKKNNIVEGNRRESAPVKALPEFNDALSGGCDFDNPSLASDTLCNPQIHKMPRKRTWRLASRCQVVKVSHGTQTSLLNYPVAKRKMSRRESDPADQKASIVWPENEKTPNMKTRLCALKLPESYSKIMSPIQPKTVVYVLSCPEIKQCKGKPSDTLKMRKNYNSAESKDSVRYKYKQCSLKYYDPLTNRILKMPPKSVVGEKAKKPSHVRQLFRSLSFDANMRKLTDAQRESTPSKSLNWSDFYSSSSASFLPDPGKGNDAASSQKADGSSVSTERTDCLVSGHSEKSFKHLIISPLNSHQSAVEGDCRLTPFNSRVTKTPLTSVRNERLERENPKAIWKRKESTNKEPVFSRKSAGGPVSVRRTVGRRRNRVTTGKQTSRSKKQQKEGMRRKLHPHAQKSSAFSIHRCQTRKTTVGKHPKKEKPDAKKLKVRRKPKRTFLNSTVVTGIPEKRQKVTSESFPKKPEQTSSKVRNWEVSGDRGHPSTVNRPSRRTAVPLIRNCLVLPGDS; encoded by the exons ATGAAGAAGACTGATGACTCTAAG atgTTTGACAGAATCAAACCCTCTGATGaagcttctgcttcttcagcaCAAG GAATCCACAGACATGGTGTTGAAGGCTCTCTACAACAGGACAGCAATTGCAG TTTACACACAAGAGATCAAGAACTTCCTTGGCCTGGAGTATCCACTGTGCAAAATAGACAAGGATACTGCAGCTGTTGCCATGTACACTACAGTAATCTGGAACAG CATATATTCAGCTCCCAGCACAGACATTTTACCACTTACTGTAGGAATCGTATGGGTACTAGTAGCTTGATGGAGCGTTTCCTGCAGGATGTTTTACAGCATCATCCCCACAGATACCATGACAACAG ACCTACATATGATGACATGCCACTCCCTGTCACTCCAGAGGCTGCTAGGATTGCTTGCCTGTCCCCAGAAGAGGCggagaaaaagaggaacagAGTCAGACAGGATATTTCCCGCAAAGACCAGGAGTCTGTTGGTGAAATACACTCTTCTGCTCCATGTCAGTCTCATGAGGGTGCGAAGAAAACTTATGTAATGCAAGCATTTATTCAAAAACTAGAAAGAGGGCAGGAACATGTTATAAGAATATCCCAGCAGTCTATGGGCATTTGTAGCAATGAGAAGTGGGATACCCTGAAAGATGCTCAAATTGCAAGTCATAGCCATGAAGGGCAGCTTACTGCTGTGAGCCCTGTACCTCAGTGGTTTTCTGTCAGTCCTGTAATCCATACTTCTGTTAATcctaaaccaggaaaaaatgttaGGAATTTGGCAGCATCAAATCTGATTCCGCATAGTGTATGTGCTAAAACAGAAATGGAGGTATGCAGTAGTGATGTGTCACTGAACCCATGCTTGAATCCTGCCCCGGCACCAGTTCACCCAAAACGCCCTTCGGCTTCTCATCAGAATCTTATGTGCTGCCACAGCAATTCTTTACGTATTACCTCAGGTCAATCTCTCTCAAAACGAGATGGTTTACGAACTCAGGATGAAACTTTGGCATCTGATTTCCATCTCAGGGATACTGTGGGTATCAGCAGCTCCCTAGATCTTGGGACATCCCCACAACTAGCAAAATGCAAAAACGTGAAGACAAACAGAGGTGATGAAAGTTCAGTGGATGAAACTATTGAAGatgtaattttgaaatactgcCATGGAACTACCTCTGAAGAAACTTATTTCAAAGAAGACAATAATCCCAGTTTAACTTTTTCATCACTTCTGGACCACACTCATTTAGAGGGTTCTGAAATGAGTTTTGACTGTGATGCACCTATTCAGGCAGGATCAGACTTATCCAAGGTAGCTGTAAAAGATATAGAATTCCTAAAAGAAGTCCAAATAAGTTTGCAAGATAAAGACTATGGAACACAgctctcttctgttttaaaaagtgagtCGGTAAAGAAAATAGAAGCAATGAAACAGGATGTCATAGTTCATACCGAAGAACCGgttcttccagctctgcctcatGTGCCTCCTTCTTTTGTGGGAAAGACGTGGTCTCAAATAATGTATGAAGATGATATAAAAATTGAAGAACTTGTGCGTGATTTCAGGGAAGGTCGTTTTCGCTGCTACTTTGACAGTGAATCCTCAGCTAACTGTACAGggaagagaatgaagaaaaaaaagcagaaggatgaaaaaaagaacaatatcGTTGAAGGTAATAGAAGAGAAAGTGCACCAGTTAAAGCATTGCCAGAATTTAATGATGCTTTAAGTGGTGGCTGTGATTTTGATAACCCATCTTTAGCCTCAGATACACTATGCAACCCACAAATTCATAAAATGCCTAGGAAAAGGACGTGGCGCCTGGCTTCAAGATGCCAGGTGGTTAAAGTGAGCCATGGCACCCAAACAAGTCTGTTGAACTACCCTGTAGCAAAACGAAAAATGTCTAGAAGGGAATCTGATCCAGCTGATCAGAAAGCAAGCATTGTGTGGCCGGAGAATGAAAAAACTCCCAACATGAAAACCAGACTATGTGCCCTTAAACTTCCTGAGTCCTATAGCAAGATTATGAGTCCTATACAGCCGAAGACAGTGGTGTATGTACTTTCATGCCCAGAGATAAAACAGTGTAAAGGTAAACCTTCAGATACTctcaaaatgaggaaaaattataactctgcagaaagcaaggaCTCTGTAAGGTATAAATACAAACAATGTTCTTTAAAGTATTATGACCCACTGACAAATCGAATTCTGAAAATGCCTCCAAAGAGTGTAGTTGGAGAAAAGGCCAAAAAGCCCTCCCACGTTCGACAGCTTTTCAGGAGTCTCAGCTTTGATGCAAACATGAGGAAACTAACTGATGCACAGAGAGAAAGCACACCATCAAAGTCACTCAATTGGTCAGACTTCTATAGTTCATCTTCAGCATCTTTCCTGCCAGATCCAGGTAAAGGGAACGATGCAGCCTCAAGTCAAAAGGCAGATGGATcttctgtttccacagaaagaaCAGATTGTCTGGTATCTGGCCACTCTGAGAAGTCTTTTAAACATCTGATTATTTCACCTTTGAACTCTCACCAGTCTGCTGTAGAAGGAGATTGTAGATTAACTCCATTTAACAGCAGAGTTACCAAAACTCCTCTGACATCTGTCAGGAACGAGCGGTTAGAGAGGGAGAATCCAAAGGCAAtatggaagagaaaagaaagcactaATAAAGAACCAGTTTTTTCCAGAAAGTCTGCAGGAGGGCCTGTGTCTGTCAGACGTACTGTTGGGAGGAGACGAAACAGAGTAACTACAGGCAAACAAACTTCCAGAAgtaaaaaacagcaaaaagaggGGATGAGAAGGAAACTTCATCCTCATGCCCAGAAGTCTTCTGCTTTCTCCATCCATAGGTGCCAGACAAGGAAAACTACAGTGGGAAAGCACcctaagaaagaaaagcctgatGCTAAAAAATTAAAGGTGAGGAGGAAACCAAAAAGGACCTTTCTGAACTCAACAGTTGTCACAGGGATTCCTGAAAAGAGGCAGAAGGTCACATCGGAATCTTTTCCCAAGAAGCCAGAGCAAACTTCTTCCAAAGTCAGGAATTGGGAAGTGAGTGGAGATCGGGGTCACCCTAGCACTGTGAACCGACCCTCTAGAAGAACTGCTGTACCGTTAATTCGAAACTGTCTTGTTCTACCAGGTGACAGCTAG
- the ZDBF2 gene encoding DBF4-type zinc finger-containing protein 2 isoform X3 — MCSRPTYDDMPLPVTPEAARIACLSPEEAEKKRNRVRQDISRKDQESVGEIHSSAPCQSHEGAKKTYVMQAFIQKLERGQEHVIRISQQSMGICSNEKWDTLKDAQIASHSHEGQLTAVSPVPQWFSVSPVIHTSVNPKPGKNVRNLAASNLIPHSVCAKTEMEVCSSDVSLNPCLNPAPAPVHPKRPSASHQNLMCCHSNSLRITSGQSLSKRDGLRTQDETLASDFHLRDTVGISSSLDLGTSPQLAKCKNVKTNRGDESSVDETIEDVILKYCHGTTSEETYFKEDNNPSLTFSSLLDHTHLEGSEMSFDCDAPIQAGSDLSKVAVKDIEFLKEVQISLQDKDYGTQLSSVLKSESVKKIEAMKQDVIVHTEEPVLPALPHVPPSFVGKTWSQIMYEDDIKIEELVRDFREGRFRCYFDSESSANCTGKRMKKKKQKDEKKNNIVEGNRRESAPVKALPEFNDALSGGCDFDNPSLASDTLCNPQIHKMPRKRTWRLASRCQVVKVSHGTQTSLLNYPVAKRKMSRRESDPADQKASIVWPENEKTPNMKTRLCALKLPESYSKIMSPIQPKTVVYVLSCPEIKQCKGKPSDTLKMRKNYNSAESKDSVRYKYKQCSLKYYDPLTNRILKMPPKSVVGEKAKKPSHVRQLFRSLSFDANMRKLTDAQRESTPSKSLNWSDFYSSSSASFLPDPGKGNDAASSQKADGSSVSTERTDCLVSGHSEKSFKHLIISPLNSHQSAVEGDCRLTPFNSRVTKTPLTSVRNERLERENPKAIWKRKESTNKEPVFSRKSAGGPVSVRRTVGRRRNRVTTGKQTSRSKKQQKEGMRRKLHPHAQKSSAFSIHRCQTRKTTVGKHPKKEKPDAKKLKVRRKPKRTFLNSTVVTGIPEKRQKVTSESFPKKPEQTSSKVRNWEVSGDRGHPSTVNRPSRRTAVPLIRNCLVLPGDS; from the exons ATGTGCTCTAG ACCTACATATGATGACATGCCACTCCCTGTCACTCCAGAGGCTGCTAGGATTGCTTGCCTGTCCCCAGAAGAGGCggagaaaaagaggaacagAGTCAGACAGGATATTTCCCGCAAAGACCAGGAGTCTGTTGGTGAAATACACTCTTCTGCTCCATGTCAGTCTCATGAGGGTGCGAAGAAAACTTATGTAATGCAAGCATTTATTCAAAAACTAGAAAGAGGGCAGGAACATGTTATAAGAATATCCCAGCAGTCTATGGGCATTTGTAGCAATGAGAAGTGGGATACCCTGAAAGATGCTCAAATTGCAAGTCATAGCCATGAAGGGCAGCTTACTGCTGTGAGCCCTGTACCTCAGTGGTTTTCTGTCAGTCCTGTAATCCATACTTCTGTTAATcctaaaccaggaaaaaatgttaGGAATTTGGCAGCATCAAATCTGATTCCGCATAGTGTATGTGCTAAAACAGAAATGGAGGTATGCAGTAGTGATGTGTCACTGAACCCATGCTTGAATCCTGCCCCGGCACCAGTTCACCCAAAACGCCCTTCGGCTTCTCATCAGAATCTTATGTGCTGCCACAGCAATTCTTTACGTATTACCTCAGGTCAATCTCTCTCAAAACGAGATGGTTTACGAACTCAGGATGAAACTTTGGCATCTGATTTCCATCTCAGGGATACTGTGGGTATCAGCAGCTCCCTAGATCTTGGGACATCCCCACAACTAGCAAAATGCAAAAACGTGAAGACAAACAGAGGTGATGAAAGTTCAGTGGATGAAACTATTGAAGatgtaattttgaaatactgcCATGGAACTACCTCTGAAGAAACTTATTTCAAAGAAGACAATAATCCCAGTTTAACTTTTTCATCACTTCTGGACCACACTCATTTAGAGGGTTCTGAAATGAGTTTTGACTGTGATGCACCTATTCAGGCAGGATCAGACTTATCCAAGGTAGCTGTAAAAGATATAGAATTCCTAAAAGAAGTCCAAATAAGTTTGCAAGATAAAGACTATGGAACACAgctctcttctgttttaaaaagtgagtCGGTAAAGAAAATAGAAGCAATGAAACAGGATGTCATAGTTCATACCGAAGAACCGgttcttccagctctgcctcatGTGCCTCCTTCTTTTGTGGGAAAGACGTGGTCTCAAATAATGTATGAAGATGATATAAAAATTGAAGAACTTGTGCGTGATTTCAGGGAAGGTCGTTTTCGCTGCTACTTTGACAGTGAATCCTCAGCTAACTGTACAGggaagagaatgaagaaaaaaaagcagaaggatgaaaaaaagaacaatatcGTTGAAGGTAATAGAAGAGAAAGTGCACCAGTTAAAGCATTGCCAGAATTTAATGATGCTTTAAGTGGTGGCTGTGATTTTGATAACCCATCTTTAGCCTCAGATACACTATGCAACCCACAAATTCATAAAATGCCTAGGAAAAGGACGTGGCGCCTGGCTTCAAGATGCCAGGTGGTTAAAGTGAGCCATGGCACCCAAACAAGTCTGTTGAACTACCCTGTAGCAAAACGAAAAATGTCTAGAAGGGAATCTGATCCAGCTGATCAGAAAGCAAGCATTGTGTGGCCGGAGAATGAAAAAACTCCCAACATGAAAACCAGACTATGTGCCCTTAAACTTCCTGAGTCCTATAGCAAGATTATGAGTCCTATACAGCCGAAGACAGTGGTGTATGTACTTTCATGCCCAGAGATAAAACAGTGTAAAGGTAAACCTTCAGATACTctcaaaatgaggaaaaattataactctgcagaaagcaaggaCTCTGTAAGGTATAAATACAAACAATGTTCTTTAAAGTATTATGACCCACTGACAAATCGAATTCTGAAAATGCCTCCAAAGAGTGTAGTTGGAGAAAAGGCCAAAAAGCCCTCCCACGTTCGACAGCTTTTCAGGAGTCTCAGCTTTGATGCAAACATGAGGAAACTAACTGATGCACAGAGAGAAAGCACACCATCAAAGTCACTCAATTGGTCAGACTTCTATAGTTCATCTTCAGCATCTTTCCTGCCAGATCCAGGTAAAGGGAACGATGCAGCCTCAAGTCAAAAGGCAGATGGATcttctgtttccacagaaagaaCAGATTGTCTGGTATCTGGCCACTCTGAGAAGTCTTTTAAACATCTGATTATTTCACCTTTGAACTCTCACCAGTCTGCTGTAGAAGGAGATTGTAGATTAACTCCATTTAACAGCAGAGTTACCAAAACTCCTCTGACATCTGTCAGGAACGAGCGGTTAGAGAGGGAGAATCCAAAGGCAAtatggaagagaaaagaaagcactaATAAAGAACCAGTTTTTTCCAGAAAGTCTGCAGGAGGGCCTGTGTCTGTCAGACGTACTGTTGGGAGGAGACGAAACAGAGTAACTACAGGCAAACAAACTTCCAGAAgtaaaaaacagcaaaaagaggGGATGAGAAGGAAACTTCATCCTCATGCCCAGAAGTCTTCTGCTTTCTCCATCCATAGGTGCCAGACAAGGAAAACTACAGTGGGAAAGCACcctaagaaagaaaagcctgatGCTAAAAAATTAAAGGTGAGGAGGAAACCAAAAAGGACCTTTCTGAACTCAACAGTTGTCACAGGGATTCCTGAAAAGAGGCAGAAGGTCACATCGGAATCTTTTCCCAAGAAGCCAGAGCAAACTTCTTCCAAAGTCAGGAATTGGGAAGTGAGTGGAGATCGGGGTCACCCTAGCACTGTGAACCGACCCTCTAGAAGAACTGCTGTACCGTTAATTCGAAACTGTCTTGTTCTACCAGGTGACAGCTAG
- the ZDBF2 gene encoding DBF4-type zinc finger-containing protein 2 isoform X2, whose translation MGTSSLMERFLQDVLQHHPHRYHDNRPTYDDMPLPVTPEAARIACLSPEEAEKKRNRVRQDISRKDQESVGEIHSSAPCQSHEGAKKTYVMQAFIQKLERGQEHVIRISQQSMGICSNEKWDTLKDAQIASHSHEGQLTAVSPVPQWFSVSPVIHTSVNPKPGKNVRNLAASNLIPHSVCAKTEMEVCSSDVSLNPCLNPAPAPVHPKRPSASHQNLMCCHSNSLRITSGQSLSKRDGLRTQDETLASDFHLRDTVGISSSLDLGTSPQLAKCKNVKTNRGDESSVDETIEDVILKYCHGTTSEETYFKEDNNPSLTFSSLLDHTHLEGSEMSFDCDAPIQAGSDLSKVAVKDIEFLKEVQISLQDKDYGTQLSSVLKSESVKKIEAMKQDVIVHTEEPVLPALPHVPPSFVGKTWSQIMYEDDIKIEELVRDFREGRFRCYFDSESSANCTGKRMKKKKQKDEKKNNIVEGNRRESAPVKALPEFNDALSGGCDFDNPSLASDTLCNPQIHKMPRKRTWRLASRCQVVKVSHGTQTSLLNYPVAKRKMSRRESDPADQKASIVWPENEKTPNMKTRLCALKLPESYSKIMSPIQPKTVVYVLSCPEIKQCKGKPSDTLKMRKNYNSAESKDSVRYKYKQCSLKYYDPLTNRILKMPPKSVVGEKAKKPSHVRQLFRSLSFDANMRKLTDAQRESTPSKSLNWSDFYSSSSASFLPDPGKGNDAASSQKADGSSVSTERTDCLVSGHSEKSFKHLIISPLNSHQSAVEGDCRLTPFNSRVTKTPLTSVRNERLERENPKAIWKRKESTNKEPVFSRKSAGGPVSVRRTVGRRRNRVTTGKQTSRSKKQQKEGMRRKLHPHAQKSSAFSIHRCQTRKTTVGKHPKKEKPDAKKLKVRRKPKRTFLNSTVVTGIPEKRQKVTSESFPKKPEQTSSKVRNWEVSGDRGHPSTVNRPSRRTAVPLIRNCLVLPGDS comes from the exons ATGGGTACTAGTAGCTTGATGGAGCGTTTCCTGCAGGATGTTTTACAGCATCATCCCCACAGATACCATGACAACAG ACCTACATATGATGACATGCCACTCCCTGTCACTCCAGAGGCTGCTAGGATTGCTTGCCTGTCCCCAGAAGAGGCggagaaaaagaggaacagAGTCAGACAGGATATTTCCCGCAAAGACCAGGAGTCTGTTGGTGAAATACACTCTTCTGCTCCATGTCAGTCTCATGAGGGTGCGAAGAAAACTTATGTAATGCAAGCATTTATTCAAAAACTAGAAAGAGGGCAGGAACATGTTATAAGAATATCCCAGCAGTCTATGGGCATTTGTAGCAATGAGAAGTGGGATACCCTGAAAGATGCTCAAATTGCAAGTCATAGCCATGAAGGGCAGCTTACTGCTGTGAGCCCTGTACCTCAGTGGTTTTCTGTCAGTCCTGTAATCCATACTTCTGTTAATcctaaaccaggaaaaaatgttaGGAATTTGGCAGCATCAAATCTGATTCCGCATAGTGTATGTGCTAAAACAGAAATGGAGGTATGCAGTAGTGATGTGTCACTGAACCCATGCTTGAATCCTGCCCCGGCACCAGTTCACCCAAAACGCCCTTCGGCTTCTCATCAGAATCTTATGTGCTGCCACAGCAATTCTTTACGTATTACCTCAGGTCAATCTCTCTCAAAACGAGATGGTTTACGAACTCAGGATGAAACTTTGGCATCTGATTTCCATCTCAGGGATACTGTGGGTATCAGCAGCTCCCTAGATCTTGGGACATCCCCACAACTAGCAAAATGCAAAAACGTGAAGACAAACAGAGGTGATGAAAGTTCAGTGGATGAAACTATTGAAGatgtaattttgaaatactgcCATGGAACTACCTCTGAAGAAACTTATTTCAAAGAAGACAATAATCCCAGTTTAACTTTTTCATCACTTCTGGACCACACTCATTTAGAGGGTTCTGAAATGAGTTTTGACTGTGATGCACCTATTCAGGCAGGATCAGACTTATCCAAGGTAGCTGTAAAAGATATAGAATTCCTAAAAGAAGTCCAAATAAGTTTGCAAGATAAAGACTATGGAACACAgctctcttctgttttaaaaagtgagtCGGTAAAGAAAATAGAAGCAATGAAACAGGATGTCATAGTTCATACCGAAGAACCGgttcttccagctctgcctcatGTGCCTCCTTCTTTTGTGGGAAAGACGTGGTCTCAAATAATGTATGAAGATGATATAAAAATTGAAGAACTTGTGCGTGATTTCAGGGAAGGTCGTTTTCGCTGCTACTTTGACAGTGAATCCTCAGCTAACTGTACAGggaagagaatgaagaaaaaaaagcagaaggatgaaaaaaagaacaatatcGTTGAAGGTAATAGAAGAGAAAGTGCACCAGTTAAAGCATTGCCAGAATTTAATGATGCTTTAAGTGGTGGCTGTGATTTTGATAACCCATCTTTAGCCTCAGATACACTATGCAACCCACAAATTCATAAAATGCCTAGGAAAAGGACGTGGCGCCTGGCTTCAAGATGCCAGGTGGTTAAAGTGAGCCATGGCACCCAAACAAGTCTGTTGAACTACCCTGTAGCAAAACGAAAAATGTCTAGAAGGGAATCTGATCCAGCTGATCAGAAAGCAAGCATTGTGTGGCCGGAGAATGAAAAAACTCCCAACATGAAAACCAGACTATGTGCCCTTAAACTTCCTGAGTCCTATAGCAAGATTATGAGTCCTATACAGCCGAAGACAGTGGTGTATGTACTTTCATGCCCAGAGATAAAACAGTGTAAAGGTAAACCTTCAGATACTctcaaaatgaggaaaaattataactctgcagaaagcaaggaCTCTGTAAGGTATAAATACAAACAATGTTCTTTAAAGTATTATGACCCACTGACAAATCGAATTCTGAAAATGCCTCCAAAGAGTGTAGTTGGAGAAAAGGCCAAAAAGCCCTCCCACGTTCGACAGCTTTTCAGGAGTCTCAGCTTTGATGCAAACATGAGGAAACTAACTGATGCACAGAGAGAAAGCACACCATCAAAGTCACTCAATTGGTCAGACTTCTATAGTTCATCTTCAGCATCTTTCCTGCCAGATCCAGGTAAAGGGAACGATGCAGCCTCAAGTCAAAAGGCAGATGGATcttctgtttccacagaaagaaCAGATTGTCTGGTATCTGGCCACTCTGAGAAGTCTTTTAAACATCTGATTATTTCACCTTTGAACTCTCACCAGTCTGCTGTAGAAGGAGATTGTAGATTAACTCCATTTAACAGCAGAGTTACCAAAACTCCTCTGACATCTGTCAGGAACGAGCGGTTAGAGAGGGAGAATCCAAAGGCAAtatggaagagaaaagaaagcactaATAAAGAACCAGTTTTTTCCAGAAAGTCTGCAGGAGGGCCTGTGTCTGTCAGACGTACTGTTGGGAGGAGACGAAACAGAGTAACTACAGGCAAACAAACTTCCAGAAgtaaaaaacagcaaaaagaggGGATGAGAAGGAAACTTCATCCTCATGCCCAGAAGTCTTCTGCTTTCTCCATCCATAGGTGCCAGACAAGGAAAACTACAGTGGGAAAGCACcctaagaaagaaaagcctgatGCTAAAAAATTAAAGGTGAGGAGGAAACCAAAAAGGACCTTTCTGAACTCAACAGTTGTCACAGGGATTCCTGAAAAGAGGCAGAAGGTCACATCGGAATCTTTTCCCAAGAAGCCAGAGCAAACTTCTTCCAAAGTCAGGAATTGGGAAGTGAGTGGAGATCGGGGTCACCCTAGCACTGTGAACCGACCCTCTAGAAGAACTGCTGTACCGTTAATTCGAAACTGTCTTGTTCTACCAGGTGACAGCTAG